The genomic segment GTATTTATTTTTTTAGTGGTTGTCAAGTTCACGATTTTTATTTATTCAAGGAAATAATTTTGTTGCTTGATGATTGACTTTTGTTCAACAAATTATTATTCTTTCATCGGAGAGATGTCCGAGTTGGCCGAAGGAGCACGCCTGGAAAGTGTGTAGCCCTCACAAGGGGCTCCAGGGTTCGAATCCCTGTCTCTCCGATGTTGTTGACAACCCCTTTAGAATCAACATATTAACTTAATCGGTGGCATTAAGAACTGCCAAAATTCTGCCAATTTATAAGGAAAGGCAGTGAATTAGGAGGAAAATCATGGGTAGAGTGACAAAAGTCAATACCTGCGAATATAAGAAAAGCGGGTATTATAAATGTCGCTGTTTACATATACCACCTTAACTAAGTGTCCGTCAAATCGGGTGAATATCACCATTTAATTTGTTTGATATAAAGACATTAACCTCCAATTAATGCTTTTCCGGCAGACCTCAACAAAGGATAAATAATCGTTTTGAATAAATTTTATGTTTACTTCTTACGGTTAATTGTTGTAATATGTATATTTAAAGTTTTATTTTTGTTGAAGATTTAAGAAGTAATGAATATTTTTAAAGGAGTAAGGAAATGAAACTAACCCATCGAGAGTCTGATAATGTAATTATCCTTGAACCTAAAGGTAAAATCATGGGCGGCCCCGACGCTACTATGCTTCATGATAGGCTCCATGATTTTATTGATCAGAATAAGAAGAAAGTTATTATTGATCTGGCTAAGGTAGAATGGATGAACTCAACCGGTCTGGGAATATTGATTTCCGGGCTAACCACCATGAGAAACAATGGCGGTGAATTAAAGCTTGCCGCAGTTACCGAAAAGATTGAATCTTTACTAACTATTACCAAGCTTATCACTGTTTTTGAAAACTATGATACAGTAGATGCGGCAATTGAAAGCTTTAAGTAGAAATTTGCTTGCCGTTCAGACAACAACTGAGATTATCTGATGAATATGTTTTAAATGGTGTTTTAGAGAATTATTTGATGATTAGTTATTAATCGAGGAAATATATGGATAAACCTGTAATATCCGGAAATTCCATCATTGTTCCATCTGATTCTGTGTATCTTGCCGCTGTAGATGATTTTTTATCTACCAGACTCACCGAGGAAGGTATTTCACAATCAATTGCAGCTGATGTGGCTATTTCTGTTTCCGAGGTTGTTACCAATGCTATCAAACATGGCAATTCCGATGACATTAATAAAAAAGTAACCGTTAAATATGAGCTTAGCCAGGATGAAATAATAATTTATGTTAAAGATGAGGGAAATGGATTCAACCCTGACGCTATCCCTGATCCAACAGATAATAATAATTTATTAAAAAAAGTCGGCAGAGGGATTTTTATTGTCCGGTCGCTTCTCGACTCGATTGATTTTAATTTTACCAATGATGGTACAGAGGTAATCCTGAAAAGAAGCATTGTAAGAGAATAGCATTTCACTTTACCGGCTGGGCGTTAGATGAGTCTTAGTTTTTTAATATCTCTCGTATACCTTGCCTCTGCTTTAGTATTGTTTCTTATAGCTGGAGTCATCCTTAAGGAAAACGTCAGATCTAATAAAAACCGCGTGGTTGCGGCTATGCTTTTCTGGGCAGGTCTGGCGCCTTTTTTAGCTGCAATATATAGAACAGTTATTATAGAACCTGAACGGTTATCGCAGTCAATTATTAATATCTTTTATATCTGGGAATTGTTTTTCCCAACTCTTCTCTGGTTTTCTATATTGTTTCCCGAACCATTACCATTTTATCATCGTCATAAGCGGTTATTACAACTGGCGTTTATTCCTCACATTTTCCATATCATCCTTGTTATTTTCCTTTTAGAGCCTGAAAAGCTTATCGGTTTTGTTGATTTCAATACATCAATTCCTATTTTAGGTCTGTTTATCGGTTTTATTAACTCTTTATTAAAACTGGCAACCGGTTTTTTAGGATTCCTATTCTCGTTCCATACTCGGTTTTTCTCGCTTATAAATTTTGCCTATGTAATGTTTGCCATATATTTTCTTCATAAGGGCTTTAAGCAAATAATAAATCCTGCTTTGAGAACTCAGGTGAGAATTGT from the Candidatus Zixiibacteriota bacterium genome contains:
- a CDS encoding ATP-binding protein, yielding MDKPVISGNSIIVPSDSVYLAAVDDFLSTRLTEEGISQSIAADVAISVSEVVTNAIKHGNSDDINKKVTVKYELSQDEIIIYVKDEGNGFNPDAIPDPTDNNNLLKKVGRGIFIVRSLLDSIDFNFTNDGTEVILKRSIVRE
- a CDS encoding STAS domain-containing protein, which gives rise to MKLTHRESDNVIILEPKGKIMGGPDATMLHDRLHDFIDQNKKKVIIDLAKVEWMNSTGLGILISGLTTMRNNGGELKLAAVTEKIESLLTITKLITVFENYDTVDAAIESFK